Genomic DNA from Halobaculum sp. MBLA0147:
CACCGAGTGAGGTACTTCTCGGGGGCACTCGTAGCGGTCGGTGTGCCACACTGTCCAGACTGCGACGTCGAGATGACCGAGGTGGAGCACACGGCGACACCGGCCCGCTCGGAGGGTATCTTGATCGGAACCGGGGGCGGGCTGAAAGCAACGCTCGGGCTCTCCGGGGCGGAGTTGACCGCGTACGCGTGTGCCGAGTGTGGGCTGGTGCGGTTCTACGCCGAGTGAGACCCCGCGTCGGTCGGACTCACGAGCCGGCGCGACGGACTCGCCGGGAGTCACGCGAGCGGTGCGTGGCGCGACCGTCGGGAGCGCCACGACTGCGAGCGGCGGAGCCGCGAGCAGTGAGCGAGTGTGACTACGGCGAGTCCAGTGACTGACGGAGCGAAGCGACGGAAGGAACTGGACTCGCCGGGATTTGAACCAGAGCCAGACGGTCGCCTCGCGGTGCTCGGCGCTGCGACTGGCAGGGGTTCAAATCCGGGCTCGTCAATCTCGCTCCCTCGTAGAACTCGGTCGCGTCGATGGACTCGCCGGGATTTGAACCCGGGGCCTTCCCCGTGCCAGGGGGATGATCTACCACTGATCTACGAGCCCTCGCGTTACCACCTACCGCGGATTCGGACAAAAGCCCTTCGAAACGACCGCCGTCGGGGAACCGTCGACACACCCGACCCGTCGATGGACGGGACCAGTCCGCCCACTCGACTCGTCCGACACGATCCGCCACCGCGACGGCCACAGCGGCGAACGGCTCAAGCCCGTCGACACCCTCCAGACGACTCGTGTCACTACTCGACGAGACCGAGCGGCAGAAGCTCGACGACCGCCCCGACGAGCGCTTCTACGACCAGCCGCGGTTGGTCACACACGCCGACGACGGATTCCACGACAGCCTGACGGCCGTGTACGACGAGTATCTCGACCCAGGCGACGACGTGTTCGACGCGATGGGGAGTTGGGTGAGCCACCTCCCGGACACTGACCTCGGACGTGTCGTCGGCCACGGCCTCAACGCCGCGGAACTCCGCGAGAACGACCGCTACACCGAGTGGTTCGTGCAGGACTTCAACGACGACCGGCGAGTCCCGCTGTCGGACGCGAGTGTCGACGCCGTGACGTGTGCACTCTCCGTGCAGTACCTCCAGTACCCTGGGACGGTGTTCGACGAGTTCGCGCGCGTCCTCCGCCCTGACGGCGTCCTCGTCGTGAGCTTCACGAACCGCATGTTCCCGACGAAGGCTGTCCGCGCGTGGCGCACGCGGTCGACACCCGAACGCCTCGCGCTCGTCGAACGGTACGTCGACCACGCGGATCTCACCGTCGAGCGGACGGTCCACGAGACCCCCGAGACGGACCCGCTGTGTGTCGTTGTCGGGCGGAAGTCCAGG
This window encodes:
- a CDS encoding class I SAM-dependent methyltransferase, producing MSLLDETERQKLDDRPDERFYDQPRLVTHADDGFHDSLTAVYDEYLDPGDDVFDAMGSWVSHLPDTDLGRVVGHGLNAAELRENDRYTEWFVQDFNDDRRVPLSDASVDAVTCALSVQYLQYPGTVFDEFARVLRPDGVLVVSFTNRMFPTKAVRAWRTRSTPERLALVERYVDHADLTVERTVHETPETDPLCVVVGRKSRRS